The Medicago truncatula cultivar Jemalong A17 chromosome 7, MtrunA17r5.0-ANR, whole genome shotgun sequence genome includes the window ttatttgttTGGTCTTTGAATTTTAAACCAAATGATTATAAGTAAACAAAGATCCAATGTTGGGGCTCATTTGCTTGgtcttttttaaaattgaactcTTTGGGCTAGAAAGTTTAATTTAACATGCACTATTTTTGCTCAAATGTATTTTattgttaacgttaattgttaatGCTTATGTGTTGCAGGTTAAGAAATTCCATGGATGAAAAGCTTTACAAGTGACCTAAGATTTTGTGTTGGTTTATGTATAATCTTTATGATCATACAATATATGAGATTTGGTGTATATTTAcgtgtaaaactattttttttttctctcgatATAGCTTAATGGAGTGATTGTAACCTTTTATCATGatccctttttctttttgtggcAATTTTTTATCATGATCTTCTCTCGTAGCTAGGTTCAATTTTTATTCTATAATATTCctttttttaccttttcaatTTTAGTCCTCGTaggattttatttgtttttcattttcaagcATAGAGGAAATTGTTTTTATCccttgttatttttgtttgacaCATTGCAACATTATAGTTTATGTTGGAATTAGTCCATACAGTATATATTccgtataaaataaaatcaatattctTCACACAATATATGTAccaactaaaataaattaacgTATAATTCATTAAGaatcattttgaatttgaactcAAATCACATCTAATGCAAAAGGGCATATGAGcaagttaatttttttgttttttatttgtagggttaaatatgtttttcgtcCTCATAAAATTAGCGAATTTTgattttcgcccctataaaaaaaaatccatcgtTTTCGTCCCTACTTAATTTTTAGATTACTGTTTTCGTCCCTCCCGTTAAGTCAACTAACGGAATGCCACCTAagcattaaataaataaaaaatctattttttatttttaataaaagaaacataaattgaaaaaaaaaaatctgatttttcaatttttttcgtttttaataGTGAATCTGGAATTGGACAGGCCTGGAACAGGGTTACAGCCCAGATTTGCTAGATTTTATGTGTGCTTTGATGGATGCAAAAAGGCTATAAAAATAGTTGCAGACCATTCATAGGTAGATTTTTTAACCAAAGAAACAGgtaaattttttattctcttCAAATAAATGTATTTCACATACCAAATGAATGTTACATAATAAACTTGTTTGTATGAATAATTAGAGGAGATCTAAGGGTCCTGCTATGAAGTTGCTGCTGAAGTTTCAGTTCCGAAACCTGCTGAAACATCACTtcaattttatcaatttatgtttcttttattaaaaaaaaacattagataatttttttatatttaatgttGACGTGGCATGCTTAGGTGGCATTCCATCAGTCAACAGTTAGTTGACTTAACGGGAGAGACGAAAACAGTAACGAAAAAATTGAGACGAAAACGGTAGATTTGTTTTTATAGGggtgaaaaacaaaattggttAATTTTACGAGGACGACCTTATTTCTAAAAATGAGCAACGATATCTTAAGGAGGAAGGTAGAGGAATGGGGTTGTTTTGACATGTTGACGCGCTcgaaatagaaatagaaataaaataaaagatagtaataattaattttcGACACACCGACATCTCTTTTCACCGAAATTTCTCATATCTCTCTCTTCtccaatattatattttgttggtGAAAGTTCTTTCATTCTTTGAATCAATCCATCAATCATCAATGGCGGAAGAGAAGAAACTGAATCACGAACAAGAGGCAAATCCTCTTCTCAAACAACAACCACCTCAACAACCTCCAAAAGCTGAACAAACAACCGAGCAGCAGGATCGTTATCTTGGATGGACTGCCGATGGGCTTCCGATTAGCCATGGAAGCGTCATGGGTCAGCCCATTCCTCGTTCTCCTTGGAATTCCTCCGCCTGCGCTTGTCTTGGCCAAAACGATCATTTCTGCAGCAGCGATCTTGAAGTTTGTATGtccctttcttttattttattttgtttatatgattttgtCACTTGATAAAATTGGGGGGTTTTTGAGGAAAATTTTAGGGTTCAATTTTTCATGTTCTAAGAATACATCCCCTTTGTAAGGACAATAATTCAAagattgtttctttctttcaattcaGCTGCAAAGATATTACCTAGagttttttgttgatttgaatttggattatatgtttattatgtgcaGCTTAACCTTATTATGTTCTGGATTTTGACTCTGTAAGGATTAAGGACCATAACCCTAAACCAAACGATTTTATAATGTTCATTATACCAAAGGTGAATCCTATTATGGATCACCTTTGTACGTGGTCCACCATGGACAATACATAAAATTATGACTTTTCTCATATTTACGGCTAAGATGCCGACTTGATTGATGTCGGTTCAATGCACGCCACATATTTATTTTCCCATGTTTTGAACAAACTGGTATCAATTAGGTCATTATTTCAATCGTAAAAATGAGAAAAACCATTAACATCTGCTACCAAGAGACGACATCGTTCATCATTGGagttttaatcattttttaggTACTAGTCCACCTTGGACTGCTTATGAAGGTGTTCCATATTAGAATTTCTCtatatcaaaataacatttgttggtttttatattttattgggGAAATTGATGAAAGAAAATGGGTGTTATTAGTATGAATCGAAGGTGCTTTGGATATTGAACCCCTTACTTTATTTGACATGATTTCGATATGGATCCCTAAAACATTTATCCGCTTTTACTTATGCTTGAGCTGGATATGTACTAGGTCTTCTTGGGAGTGTGGCTCCTTGTGTGCTGTATGGAAGCAATATGGAGAGACTTCATTCTAATCCTGGGACATTTGGCAATCACTGTTTGCATTATTCTGGACTGTATGTGATTGGGAATTCATGTTTTGGTTGGAATTGTCTTGCACCCTGGCTTTCATATCATAGCCGTACTGAAATTCGTCGCAGGTTCAATTTAGAGGTTAGTTACTGTTTTATTATTTGCCTCTTATTATGTCATGAAACCTATTGTGATTTGTGATGGGGCTTGAGGAAGAATTGTAGCTGACAAGAAGCCCTGAGTGGTAGGGGTGGTCAAAATATGGTTCAAGTAAGATAACCAATCGAATGAACCAAAGTGTAAACTTGTTCGCTCGAACCTAATCCAACTAGTTTCATTACAACATTAACCGAACCAAACCAGTTCTTCAGTTTGGTGCACTGATTTTTAAATGTCATGAACTGAActatttttcaaactttttttctgAACATGATCCCGAACTATTTCACTGAACAGTCTGTTTTTCAAACTGTTTCTCAGTTGTATAGTTATAGTTTTCAAATTGTATTTACACTGTTCACTGAATTGTATTATAATGAAGTTTAGGCTCTCAAACTGATTTCAAACTAATAGCTCGGTTCCCAGACTGTGGTCAAaagtttgattattttataatgCAGTGCGGTTCAgttcaaaatgattttttgaatgCCCGTACTGAGTGGGCAAGGTATTTCCATGACCGTCAGTAACTAACTGTCATAAAAATACCACGGTGATAAATTGGGGGAAATTCTGTGGTAACATGTAAGCTACAAGGAAATGCGAAATAAAAAAGCTGTATAGAGGGCAGGCAAGTAAGCGGTGTCTAAGGAGTAGCATATAGAGGGTAGGTAAGTAAGTGGTGTCTAAGGAGTAGAGTACAGAGGTCAAGGCCTTCAGAATGCCCTATGCTACTATACATTTCTCCCTTCAGTTCAGTATTCTAATTGATTGCAATCCATCTATATGGCTGCTGTTGTCACacattcgtttttttttttttgaacggcGTCACACATTCATTTTTATAGGGAAATATTACAGCACATGTACTTATGTCTTTTGGTATTTGATCTGGTCCAGATCCTctcaaaatgttaaaaatgtgaTAATATGAATAccttgttattgttgttttcttgaCTTCGTTTAAATTGATCAACCCTTGTACTTTAAACCTCTTCATATATAAATTTAACAATAAATCATTGACACTAGCAGCAGACATGCTGTATATCACACAACTAGACACTCGCCAACATGCAAATTCGGTCTTCTACTATGTTAAGCTGGAACATTTGAATTCCTCACATTATTTGttgtcttatctttttaaaatatcataatcCAAATTTTTTCATATGCATAACTGTTTATAAAATGATTTCGgacttgaaatatttttttggtaatttgTTCAGAAGTATGTTGTTAATCTTGTCCAAGTAGTTCCATTACAACGGATATCATATATCAACTGTGGTGAACCTGTACTGAGTCATTTTAGTTTGTGTTCTGTATTGAGAGTAATCTTAATCTGTAGTCTTCTCCATGAAGATATTTTTGTCTGTATTTTTTATGGATTACCATGAAAATAGTCCTATCATTGGGATATTTTTTATCTAAATTTTGTTCAGGCTAAATTCAAGTGTATTCACCATCAACTTTGTATTTGCTTAAATATTTAGTTAGTGTGTCCCAATGTAATTCATAGATGAAAAGGTATACAATTAAATTCCAGATTAGTGGAGAAATGAGATTTGCCTTTCTATCCCCCCccccaaaataaataaataaataatctgtCTCGGTCCACATTATACTCTTTAAATATGAGAAGgataatcaattattttattaactatttGTGATCCTTGAAAATCAGGGAAGTTGTGAGGCACTTAATAGGTCATGTGGGTGCTGCGGAAGCTATTTGGAAAATGAGGAGCAGCGTGAACATTATGAGTTGGCATGTGACTTTGCAACTCATGTCTTCTGTCATGTCTGTGCTCTTTGTCAAGAAGGTCGTGAGCTCCGCCGTAGAGTGCCTCATCCTGGCTTCAATGCGCAACCAGTATTGGTTATGATTCCCCCAGGAGAGCAGACCATGGGTCGTGGGGCTTGAAGAAAATTCTTCCTCGTCTTGGAGGTGCTATTCTTGTGTATGTTACTGTTGCCTCTATATGATTTGACGTTGTTGAACCGTCATTTGCTCCCTTTTTTCTCTCCTGATCTTGCTGAAAAGTGCATCATGGTTCTTTGGATTTGGTATAAATAAGAACATATAAAACATCATTATATTTTCAGTTTGTTTCCCTACTGTTCTGTATTATATGTATTTGTTTATTGTGGTCTATGCGTAATCATTTGGTTCAATAAACTGaatgaatcaaaatttattattaaggGCATGGTTCCTGTATGGTTATGTACTTGTGCTTAGTTTTTTCAGAATTAAAAGGAGTATAACGTGAACCATAGCCAGCTGCTTAAACAATAAGAATGATATTTGCATCGCAAATGCATTTAGCACCTGTTTTATTATAGAACAAGTTGTCTCCGGCCCCTTGTTTTATGACTAGTTTTTTAATTGGAATTCAGCTCACTGCTAGAGATTTGACTTCATTTGATCATTCAGTTGACATTTGTTTGAAAGGTTAATTTGGCTAAAGTCAGTACTTCTCCATATCTTGGGATATAGGTTGACTCCATAGTTAGGGTGCTGGAGTTAAAAGATCGAGTGATAAGAAGATTTTGGGTTCGATCTCTAGTCTAACATAAGAGTATCCGCAATTTAACCCTCCTTTGGATTATGTGGTACACATCACTAATTTATAAATTTCTTATATTAGGATTTATTACCTCaattttttactaaataaattacaccaattaatttatattattatatttcaataatatttgtccattaaaagtaataataagCTAGACCCGGAAAATGTAAATATATGACGATCCTTCTTTAATAGGCAATAATCACCTTTCTATACAGGCGTCATAATTTTTGGCACCACAACGAAAGTATCTATTTTTTAGCTTGGCATTAAACATGGAAATGATCTACTACTAATATTTGCCATTCAAAAGTTTTCTTCCATCTTCTCATGTTTTTTATGGGGCAATTTTGTCTtacagttttttcttttttaagtcgatcaaatttctctatctttggtatttaactaatttaattaagtcCTCTttcaaaactaatttatttaagTCCAAATTTGTTGTTGGCTAAATGGTTAAAATGCAACCATCATCCAAATGGTTGTATTAAACAAATTGGTTTGTCATTGTCATTCATATAATTCTTTACCCGACAGTCTAtcagtcatttttttttaaggtagaGTTAGTTTATCAGTCACGGAAACAGATAAAACGTACGAGTTATCATGGTAAATAGTAAATTGAAAGATATGGGATCTGCTATCTGCAGAGATGAAAAATTGTAAGTGCGCAGATATACACTCCTCTGATTtcgaaaataagaaaaatagtttACATCGTTCAGTATCTTTTATTATGTATTGAATAAACTATCTTTCATTAGAACGTGTTTTAAGAGAACAAAAATTAGTTCTTGGAatcttatattcttttttttttttttagatagacgaaatggcaaagccattataaactcacacacacaagtggaggtaccggggttcgaaccccggtcatggcatccggcctaacaatatCGGCAttttttgccagttgagctaggacttctagataTAACAAAACTTTCTCTGTCCCTAAAAATCGgatgattaagtgtatgtttgaatCCACTTTTTGATGACTCAATTGATTCTAAAAGcgtaaaattaatattaaccaAGAAAAGTGGCTTAATTATGATACGATGATAATAAAATTTCGAAGAGATTGCATTTCACATAGTTTAGTTTAATTTGCCAACATTATGTTCTTCATCCAAACATTAGGTAAGCATAATCAATTAGGAAGCAAAATGAAGATTTAAACCACGAAATATTATTGCTAAAGTACTAATTAATATAGCTAAACTTTCTGTCAATACAATAACACACAGGACGAAAACATGAAAGTTAACTTAAACAGAACATAGAATGTTTAAAAAGTACAAGGTAATCCACATTCCGTAGAACATTTGAGTACATTGCCCCTACTCTCCAGGTGCAGAGACTCCTTGCTTCAGTCTctcttttttcatcttcttttttgAGATTGGCTTCTTTTTTCTAGGAGGGAGGGCCTTCTGTGCATAAACATAAAGCGCATAATTTCCAATGAGGAATGTCAACAGCAGCCCACCAATAACCAGGAGAACTACTAAGCCTGGGTTGAACCCTTGAGATCCAGCTTTCTAAATATTTCCCaagatcaacaacaacaaaacttgAATAAGGTCATATCAGAAAACACAAAGCAATTAAAATAGACATGTTAACAAAGCACATACACAGACACGGGGCATGGCACTGACCTTGACACGCACGCTAacacaataataatttaagaaaatcactTAATTCAATATAATTATGTGTCCGTGTCAGACAGCGCATGTCCTGCACAGAGAAACACACCTAATTCAAGGAGTTTATGTGCTTTATTCACCACCATTTACAACCAACCAACCATATATACTAATTAAGAAGATAGAAATGAGATAAAGAATGAAATGATGAAGAATGagatataaaaaaagaagagtACCATGCGATCAAAGGAAGGAGGGATTTTATCACCGAATTCAAATTCATCGGCCATGGTTGAAGATGTGAGTGATTGTGCAAAATCTACAAATAAAAACGAATCCAAAGTTTGCACCACGGTTTGTTTTAAATAGGTTGATTGTTACAAATAGTCACCAGTCAATATCCACTAACACGTACAATTCTACTGCTATTGGTTGTTTTTCATTTTCGTGACGCCGAAATCAATTACACGTCAGCTCTcgaaaatcaaatatataatatacacGTCACTTTTCACTTTTTCTTACTTTTGCTTCTCATAAAATAAAGGTCAACTAGTCTAGAAGTTCTAGCTTCTTAACTAGTAAATGTCAAAATTACAATGTCGAACGTCATAACTCGAGTTCGAATCTGAGACCTCATAGTTATGTGCGAGTTTAATTTCAGTGGATTatcacttcatctaagacaataaaataaaggtcaACTAAAAGTGTTAATGTGATTTGACAGTACCCATACGAGtttaaaatagttatttttcGATAGTTTTATGATGAACACTAACA containing:
- the LOC11434752 gene encoding cell number regulator 8; translation: MAEEKKLNHEQEANPLLKQQPPQQPPKAEQTTEQQDRYLGWTADGLPISHGSVMGQPIPRSPWNSSACACLGQNDHFCSSDLEVCLLGSVAPCVLYGSNMERLHSNPGTFGNHCLHYSGLYVIGNSCFGWNCLAPWLSYHSRTEIRRRFNLEGSCEALNRSCGCCGSYLENEEQREHYELACDFATHVFCHVCALCQEGRELRRRVPHPGFNAQPVLVMIPPGEQTMGRGA
- the LOC11436340 gene encoding DNA-binding protein S1FA codes for the protein MADEFEFGDKIPPSFDRMKAGSQGFNPGLVVLLVIGGLLLTFLIGNYALYVYAQKALPPRKKKPISKKKMKKERLKQGVSAPGE